The uncultured Fretibacterium sp. genome includes the window CCGCCTTGGGAAGATCGAATCCCTCCTGCCCCCGGGAAGCCTGAGCGGGTTCCCCTTCCTGCGCCTTTCCCTGGCGCTGCTGATCCATCTCTCGAAATGACAATCTCTTGAAATGAGGTTTCTTGAAACGAGAAATTTTTGGGGCTCCCCGCCTCAGCGGCTGTAGACCTCCGCGCCGTCGATGAAGGTCCTGACGACGTGCGTCCGGGCGTCCAGAGGGTCCCCATCCCAGACCGCCAGGTCGGCGTCCTTGCCGGGCTCGATGGACCCCATCCGCTTCTCCAGCCCCAGATGCTCGGCGGCATACAGGGTCACCGCCCTCAGCGCCTCGTCCGGGGGCAGCCCCGCCTTCACCGCCAGAGAGGCGCAGACGATCTGGTGCTCGATGGGAATGACCGGGTGGTCCGTGATGATGCAGAGGTGGACCCCGGCCCTCCAGAGCATCACGGGCGTATCCCAGGACTTGTTGCGGAGCTCGATCTTGGGTTTCGACGAGAGCGTCGGCCCCACGGCGGCAAAGACCTTCTTCTCCGCCAGCCAGGGCGCGATGAGGTGTCCCTCTGTGCAGTGCTCGATGGTGTAGCGCAAGGAAAACTCCTCGGCGATGCGGACCGCCGTCTGGATGTCGTCCAGACGATGGCAGTGCACCCGGAACGGCATCGTCCCGTCCAGAACGGAGAGAAGCGCCTCTAGCCCAAGGTCGCGGTCGAAGGGCTCCCCCTTCTTTGCCGCGGCGTCGCGCTTCGCCCCGTAGTTCCGCGCCCTCACAAAGGCGTTGCGCATCAGCCAGGCGTTCCCCATGCGGGTGTTCGGCAGCTTACCCTTGGAATTGTAGACGCGCACCGGGTTCTCCCCCAAGGCAGCCTTCATCGCGGAGCACGGCAGGACCGCCATCCTCTCCACGATGTCGGGCTTCGTCTTGACCACGATGCCCTGGCCGCCGATGACGTTGCCGCTCCCCGGCAACGACTGCACGCAGGTCACGCCGCCCGAGAGGGCGTCGGAAAAGGACGTGTCCCCGGGGTAGAGGGCGTCGAGAATACGAAGCTGGGGCAACACGGGCTCCACCATGTCGTTGGCGTCCTGCATGTCCTCGGGGAACCCCTCGTTGTAGGTCCCCATGTGGACGTGGGCGTCGATCAGCCCCGGGGTGACGAGGCACCCCTCGAGATCGGCGACGTCGGCCCCCGCCGGAACGGGGACGTCCTCCCCCACCTGGGCGATGCGGCCGCCCTCCAGGACGATGATGCCCTTCTTCAGACGTCGTCCCGTGCCCGTCCAAACCTCGGCTCCCACGAGATATTTTTTGTCAGTGGAACTCAAGAACCCGACCCCCCTGGTAAGAATCGCATGGCCCCGCCTTCCGAAGCCGGCCACCCG containing:
- a CDS encoding amidohydrolase yields the protein MSSTDKKYLVGAEVWTGTGRRLKKGIIVLEGGRIAQVGEDVPVPAGADVADLEGCLVTPGLIDAHVHMGTYNEGFPEDMQDANDMVEPVLPQLRILDALYPGDTSFSDALSGGVTCVQSLPGSGNVIGGQGIVVKTKPDIVERMAVLPCSAMKAALGENPVRVYNSKGKLPNTRMGNAWLMRNAFVRARNYGAKRDAAAKKGEPFDRDLGLEALLSVLDGTMPFRVHCHRLDDIQTAVRIAEEFSLRYTIEHCTEGHLIAPWLAEKKVFAAVGPTLSSKPKIELRNKSWDTPVMLWRAGVHLCIITDHPVIPIEHQIVCASLAVKAGLPPDEALRAVTLYAAEHLGLEKRMGSIEPGKDADLAVWDGDPLDARTHVVRTFIDGAEVYSR